One genomic window of Tenacibaculum tangerinum includes the following:
- a CDS encoding GLPGLI family protein produces the protein MKKIILLTLLLSTSMFSQNFTGKATYKTHQKLDLKVSTSKGAPNSDIQKKLHAQLMKHFQKTYTLYFNKSASTYKQNQELSSPQVQTDGIQIRIGGSGGGTDVLYKNVADKEYINKTEVSGKRFLIKDTLENFDWNLTGETKNIGNYTCYKAIKTRKEIRTLTSMTDGETEEKEEEVTIETVAWYTPDIPVSNGPKLFWGLPGLILEVQDGKQTIVCTEIVLNPSEKIEIVAPKKGKKVTQEKFDKIMEEHTKEMMERFKNRRKSKDGNSLHIEIQG, from the coding sequence ATGAAAAAAATCATACTACTAACATTGTTGTTAAGTACCTCAATGTTTTCACAAAATTTTACAGGAAAAGCTACCTATAAAACGCATCAAAAATTAGATTTAAAGGTGAGCACTAGTAAAGGAGCTCCGAATTCAGATATTCAAAAAAAGCTACATGCCCAATTAATGAAGCACTTTCAAAAAACATATACCTTGTACTTTAATAAATCAGCATCTACTTACAAACAAAATCAAGAATTGTCTTCTCCGCAAGTACAAACAGATGGTATACAAATTCGAATTGGAGGAAGTGGGGGTGGAACCGATGTTTTGTATAAAAATGTAGCCGATAAAGAATACATCAATAAAACAGAGGTGAGCGGAAAACGCTTTTTGATTAAAGACACCTTAGAAAATTTTGATTGGAACCTGACTGGAGAAACAAAAAATATAGGAAACTATACGTGTTATAAAGCAATTAAAACGAGAAAAGAAATTAGAACTTTAACGTCTATGACAGATGGAGAAACCGAAGAAAAAGAAGAAGAAGTTACCATTGAAACTGTGGCGTGGTACACACCTGACATTCCTGTTAGTAACGGACCAAAGTTGTTTTGGGGGCTTCCTGGGTTAATTTTAGAAGTTCAAGACGGAAAACAAACTATTGTTTGTACAGAAATTGTATTAAATCCTTCAGAAAAAATAGAAATAGTAGCACCAAAAAAAGGGAAGAAAGTAACCCAAGAAAAATTTGATAAAATAATGGAAGAGCATACTAAAGAAATGATGGAGCGATTTAAAAACAGACGTAAAAGCAAAGACGGTAATTCTCTTCATATAGAAATACAAGGATAG